A stretch of DNA from Roseovarius sp. M141:
CAAGCAAGACCACCAATATATGGCCGTCGGAATCATGTGCGGCGTGCTGGCCATTCCGATTGGTGTGCTGGTGTCCTGCCTCGCGCTTGGTGTCATGGATATCGCGATCCGTCCCGACATAAACACCACCGGCGAAGCCACTTACAACCTGGCGCTGAACACCATGCAGGTGCTGCGCAACATCTCGCCTCTGATCGTGTTCTGTCTGGTGCTCGCCACTTGCCTGAAGCTGTTCCCATCAATGATGATACGGGTGTTTCTGGGATTTGGCCGCGTGATGTATGCTTGTATCACGCTGATCCTCGTAAGCTCGATCGTCGAATATTTTACGGGTTTCTTCACGGTCATCTTTGGTCACTGGGGGTTTGCGCCCATCATCGCCGATACCGAAGATCAGTTTCGCGCGCTGGAAGTCGCGGGCTATATCGGCATCATGCTGGCCGGTGCCTTTCCGATGGTGTATCTGATGAACCGCTTCCTGCGACGCCCGATGCAATGGGTCGGTGCCCGGCTTGGTCTGTCGTCCGCTGGTACAGCGGGGCTCCTCGCGGCTTCGGCAAATGTGCTGGCGATGTTCCGTCTGATCGAGGACATGCCTGCGCGCGACAAAGTGCTTGTGATCTCGTTCGCGGTCTGCGGCGCCTTCGCGTTCGGTGACCATCTGGCGTTCGCTGCAAATTTCCAGCCGACGATTATCCTTCCGCTGTTGTTGGGGAAGCTGATTGGCGGTGCTGCGGGATTCGCGATCGCGGCATGGGTTCAAAAACCAGACCGTATTGAGACCAGCCCAGTGACGCATTGAAACCTTCGTCCGTCAAAAAAAGGAGTTGATCGCCGTTACGATCACCTCCTTTTTGTTTACCTGGCCTTGTCCATTGGTTTGGATACGGTCTGACAATAGGTGTGCGGCTGTTTGATTTGGAGGTCCCGACCAGCGGCGCCCTTATCTCGGCGGCGCCCTGCGGGACGATGGACCCTTGGGTGCCGCATTGGACGTAGATCACCACCTTGGCTAATGCGCGCAATTGCGGCAGGATCAAAGACGCCGACCAGAGGATCGCACAGCGCCCCTGTCTGACGCGGTCGAGGATCGCGGCTTGGACGCCGACGGATCCAAAGTGATGTTTGCGGGTTTCTGTCTTGCCGATAAGGGCGAGTCCACGAACCCGGGCGCCGGACTGACGCGGCATGGAGTAAAAGGAGAATTGAGGATGACGAAGGACACCAAAAGGCCCACCACGACCGATGCGGGCATCCCCGTCGCCAGCGACGAACATTCGCTGACCGTTGGCGCGGACGGCCCTATCGTGCTGCACGATCACTACCTGATCGAGCAGATGGCCGCATTCAACCGCGAGCGTATCCCCGAGCGTCAGCCCCATGCCAAGGGCGCGGGCGCCTTTGGCCGTTTCGAGGTGACGCAGGACGTCAGCAAATACACCAGGGCGGCGCTGTTTCAGCCCGGCGTCACAACCGATGTGCTGGCCCGCTTCTCGACCGTTGCGGGCGAAAGCGGTAGCCCCGACACGTGGCGCGACCCGCGCGGCTTTTCGCTGAAATTCTATACCAGCGAAGGCAATTACGACATGGTCGGCAACAACACCCCGGTGTTTTTCCTGCGTGATCCGATGAAATTCCAGCACTTCATCCGTTCGCAGAAACGACGCGCGGATTCGGGCCTGCGCGATCATGACATGCAGTGGGATTTCTGGTCGCTCTCGCCGGAATCGGCGCATCAGGTCACGTGGCTCATGGGTGATCGCGGCATCCCCAAAACGTGGCGCAACATGGACGGGTTTTCCAGTCACACCTACATGTGGGTCAATGCGGATGGCGAAAAATTCTGGGTCAAATACCACTTCAAGACGGATCAGGGCATCGAATGCATGACCCAGGCCGAGGCCGACAAGATGGCTGGCGAAGATGGCGACTATCACCGCCGTGATCTGTTCAACGCGATCAAGGAGGGCGATCATCCCAGCTGGACACTGCATATGCAGGTCATGCCGTTCGAAGAGGCGCGCACCTATCGTTTCAACCCGTTTGACCTGACCAAGGTCTGGCCGCACGCGGATTATCCGCTGATCGAGGTCGGCAAGCTGACGTTGGATCGCAACCCGACCGATTTCCACACCGAGATCGAGCAGGCCGCGTTTGAGCCGAGCAATCTGGTGCGCGGCATCGGCCTGAGCCCGGACAAGATGCTGCTGGGGCGTGGGTTTGCCTATGCCGACGCGCATCGCGCGCGCCTTGGCGCCAACTACAAGCAGATCCCCGTCAACCGGCCGCAATCGCCCGTTCACAGCTATAGCAAGGACGGCGCGATGCGGGTCCAGAACGTGTCGGACCCGGTCTATGCGCCCAACTCCTACGGGGGGCCTGCCGCGGACCCGTCGCTTACCGATGACGCAGGGCAGTGGTACGCCGATGGCGATATGGTGCGCCAGGCCTATACGCTGCGCGAGGATGACGACGATTGGGGGCAGGCGGGCACATTGGTGCGCGATGTCATGGATGACGCCGCACGTGATCGACTGGTCGGTAACATCGTCGGCCACCTCAAGGGCGGCGTGTCGGAGCCGGTCCTGAAGCGTGCGCTCGAATACTGGCGTAATGTGGACAAGACGCTGGGCGAGAGGGTCGAGAAAGGCGTCAGGGGCGGCTGAACGCGCCTTTGATTGGTAAAAGCCCTACCGCCAATCACGGACCGCGCACCTGAGTGCGCGGAATTCCGCCTTCGCCGGGTCAAAGTAGGGTGCGCCGGAAACTTTGAGCGGCCTCAGCTGTTGGGTCATTACGCCTTAATGGAAAGGAGCATTAATCATGCTTATGCCGAATTTCAAAAACACGGCGATCGCCGCCGCTGCCTGCACGGCTCTCGCGCTTCCGGTCTTTGCGGAAACAGTGAACTACACCGCCGATCTGACAGCCGGGGCCGAGGTTCCGCCGAACGACAGTTCCGCAACAGGCACCGCCGACGTGACCGTTGATACCGAAGCGAAAACGGTATCGTGGACCGTGACGGTCGAAGGCCTGACAGGCGATCCGGTCGCGGCGCACATCCACGGACCGGCCGAAGAGGGTGAGAATGCGGGCCCCGTCATCAACATGTCCGATGCGATCATGGAGGGAAGCGGCGACATCACCGAGGACCAGATCAGCGAACTGGATGATGGCAAATACTATGTGAATATCCATACGGAGCAGAACCCGAATGGCGAAATTCGCGGTCAGTTGTCAAAGGCAGAGTGATCGCCACATACCGCCACGAGACATGCCCTCCCCCCGGAGGGCATGTTTTTTTTGGTGCCAAGGCGCGGTATTCTTTGGCTCAATTCAATTTTCCGCTTCAGCGCCCCTCATGCACAGGGATCTTACGAGATGGAAGTTTCTGCTGCGAAGCCGCGCGCCCCTAGGCGTGCGGTGTTCACAGTTGTTGGACCGCCTCGGTCGTAGTGTGGTGTGTTGAGGCATCGCTCAGCGTGATCTCGGCGCCACCCGCGTCGATCGCGTCGCGTAGGTCGGTGTCGGGGGTGGCATCGGTGACCAAATGGATATCCTCGGTCCACCCGGTGATATATTTCAGCGAGCGGCGGTCGAACTTTGACTGATCGGCCAGAATATAAGTGGTTTGCGCGCTTTCGATCATGGCGCGGTAGACTTCGGCGGGGCCGAGCATCGCCTCGCTTACCCCGCCGACATCAATCGCCGAGGCGCCCATGAATGCGATTGGCGCGTGATACCGGCGTATGGCGGTCAGGGTTTCGGGGCCGGTCACCAGCCCCTCCTTGCCGTCGAAGATGCCGGGCAGGCACATGATCTGGATTTGCGGATTTTCCGACAGTTCGGCCGCCACCCGAAACGCGGGAGTCAGAACGGTCAGCCGCCGTGTGGTGCTGCGCAATGCACGGGCAAAATGCAGAGTCGTCGCGCCGCCCCCGATAAAAATCGTTTCCGCGTCGCCGATCAATGTCATGGCCGCGCGCGCAATCGCTTGTCGCGGCTCTGTAAACTGGTTCAGACGTTCCGCCAGATGTGGCTCGGAGACGTGGCCGCGCACCGCGCCGCCGTAGGTTCGACTGATCCGTCCGGCGTTGTCCAGATGGGTCAGGTCGCGCCGTATGGTTTCCGACGATACGTTTAGGGTTGTGGCCAATTCGCTGACCCGCATGGCCGGATTCCGGTCCAGCGCTGCGAGGATCTGATCCTGCCGCCGTGTCTTTTTCGAAAATGCCATCTGCGCACCCCATCTGACGTATCACCTTTATAACCGGGCATTTGACCGTGTCACGGATCAATAATGACCGACTTACCACAAAATAAGTTGCCAGGGCCATATTAATGGATCAAGCTAAAGGCAACTGGAGGGAATCACGCGTGTTCAACTACGGATTTTTCAGCTTCGACTCCAAAGACGACTTGCTTAAAAAGGCCGCCGAATACTGGAATCCGGGCAAGGTGCAGTTCTGGAGCGATGCCGGAACGCCGATGGTGATCGACCGTCGCGAGGAGTATTTCCTGCATGACATGTCGGGCAAACGCCTGATCGACCTGCACCTGAACGGCGGTACCTACAATTTCGGCCACCGCAACGCTGAACTGGTGGCGACACTGAAATCCGGCCTCGATTACTTTGACATGGGCAACCACTGGTTCCCGTCTGTCGCGCGCGCCGCCTTCGCCGAAAAGCTGATCCAGACGGCGCCGCACATGCAATACGCCATCTTTGGCGCGGGCGGCGCCGAGGCAGTGGAAATCGCCCTCAAAACCGCGCGCTATGTCACCCAGCGCAAGAAAATCGTGTCGATCATCAAGGGCTATCACGGCCATTCGGGCCTGTCGGTCGCCACCGGGGACGAGCGGTTTTCCAAGATATTCCTCGCCGACCGGCCCGATGAATTCCTGAACGTGCCGTTCAACGATCCTGATGCGCTGGAGCAGGTGCTGAAAAAGGGCGATGTCGCCGCCTTCATCATCGAGACGATCCCGGCCACCTATGGCTTTCCCATGCCCGACGACGACTATCTGCGCGAATGTCACCGCATTTGCCGCAAATACGGCACGCTGCTGATCTCGGACGAGGTGCAGACCGGTCTGATGCGCACCGGCGTCATGTGGGGCTGGCAGGGCTACGGCATCCAGCCCGATATCATGGTGTGCGGCAAGGGTCTGGGCGGCGGGATTTATCCCATTTCCGCCTGCCTCGTGACCAAGGAATGCGGCGGCTGGCTGCACGAGGATGGCGCGGCGCATATCTCGACCTCCGGCGGGGCCGAGCTGGGCTGTATCGTCGGTCACAAGGTGATCGAGATGCTGGAGCGGCCCGAGATCATCTCGAACGTTCATTTCATATCTGAATTCTTTGCTTCTGCGATGCAGGAAATGATGGCGCGCCACAGCGATATCTTTGTCGGTGTGCGCCAGCGCGGCGTCGTTCTGGGGCTGGAGTTCGACCACCCCGAAGGCGCTGTCGCGGTGTCGCGCGCGCTGTATGAAAATGGCGTCTGGGCAATCTTCTCATCGCTGGACAAACGGGTGCTGCAGTTCAAGCCGGGCGTGATGCTGGGCGTCGATGTGTGCCAGGAAATCATGGACCGCTTTGACGCCGCCATGCCGCGCGCCAGACAACTGATGAAAACGATGAGGACAGCCGCATGAGCGCCGATCCCAACGCCGCGCGTCTGGTCGTCCCCGACCCGCATATCGCCACCGCTCACATGAAAGTCAGCCGCGCCCATTGGGCCGTGCGCCGATTCGGCAAGGCAGACCGCGAGACGGTGCTAAGCGTCGCCGAGGCGATGGCGCGTGCCGGGCATGCCAAGGCCGGACATTACGCAGACTGGGCCGTGCGCGAGACAGGCTACGGTGTGGTCGAGCACAAGAAGATCAAGAACGAGTTCAGCACCCTGCCGCTGCTGGATTATTACCGCGATCTGGATCTGGTCAGCCCGCGTGTTCTGCCTGATGCAAAGATGGTCGAACTGCCGAAACCTGCCGGGGTCGTGTTCGCCCTGACGCCCGCGACCAATCCGATTGCCACGCTTTACTACAAGGCGATGCTGGCGATCCTCAGCCGCAATGCCATTGTGTTCAGCCCGCATCCGGCGGCGCGCGAATGCAGCGTCGATGCCGCGAAAACGCTGGCCGAGGCCGCCGAGGCCGCAGGCGCGCCCGCGGGCCTGATCCAGTGCATCGAACATCCGTCGGTCTCGCTGGTGCAGGAGATTATGGCCTCGGACAAGATCGCAGTCATCATGGCGACAGGCGGCGGGCCGATGGTGCGCGCGGCCTATTCCTCGGGCAACCCCGCGATGGGGGTCGGGCCGGGCAATGCGGTGGCCTATGTAGATCCCTCGGCCAAGGTGGATGCGGCGGCAAAACGGCTGGTGGACAGCAAGAGTTTCGACAATTCCGTCCTATGTACCAATGAAAGCGTGGTTCTGACGCTTGAGTCCAATCGCGGTAACATGGAGCGCGCCCTGCGCAGTGCCGGAGCGCACCTGTGCAACGAGGCCGACACCGACAAACTGCGCGACTACCTGTTTACCGATCACGGCTTCAACGTTGCCGCCATCGGCAAATCCGCCGCCTGGATCGCCGATCAGGCGGGCATCCGCGTCAGCCCGTCGGCGCGTATCCTGGTGCCGGTCATCACCGCGCCGGGGCAGGATGATACGCTTTTCCGCGAAAAGCTGTGCCCGGTGCTGACGCTTGCCTCCGCCGTCGATTTCCAGCAAGCTATGACCATCGCGGCGCAGATCCTGAAACGCGGCGGCGGCCATTCGGCGGCCTTCCACGGCGAGGCGCCGGGCCGTCTGCTGCAATTTGCGAGCGCCTTGCCGGTCTACCGCGTGGTCGTCAACGCGCCCTGTAGCCAAGGCGCGGCGGGCTTTGCCACGCATCTGCCGCCGTCCTTCATGATCGGCACAGGCTTTGCCGGGCGTTCGTCGGTGGGCGAAAACGTGGGTCCGCAGCATTTGGTTCACTGGACGCGCATCGCCTATAACAGTGACGCATCGGTGCCGTTAGATCAGTTCGATCTGTCGGTGCTGGACAGCAAGATGCCGACCGCGCCCCGGCAGGCACATGTCGCGCCGCGCGCGCCTGCCGCCTTGCCGGAAACAGACCGTGACATGCTGCGACAGTTGATCCTCGAAGAGCTCAGAGGGCTGACCGGAGGCGATAAATGACCGATCTGCGCGCCTCTATCTTCATCGACCAGCTTCAGCCGCAAACGCTGGCCTACCTTTCCACATGGATGCGCGGTTCGCTGCCGCGCGCGCGGATGGCCGCCCAGATCGTCGAGATTGCGCCGGGCCTTGATGTCGAGGCGCTGACCGACGCCGTGCTGAAATCGGCAGATGTGCGCGCTGGCCTGCTGGTGGTCGAGCGTCAGTTCGGCACGCTTCAGTTTCATTCCCGCTCGACCGCCGAGGTGCAGGCGGGCGCGGATGCGGTGATGCGGCAACTGGGCCAGACCGCCGCGGATGTGGCGCCGCCGAAAATCCTTGCGTCGAAAATCGTCACCAATATCGAAAATCAGCATGCTTTCCTGATGAACCGCAACAAGATGGGCTCGATGGTTCTGGGCGGCGAGTCCGTCTACCTGCTGGAATGCCAATCGGCGGCCTATGCCGTTCTGGCCTGCAACGAGGCCGAAAAAGAGGCCGATATCAAGGTGATCGACATGCGCCCCATCGGCGCGAACGGGCGGCTTTATCTGGCGGGGACCGAGGCGGATGTGCGCAATGCGCGCAATGCTGCCGAGGGCGCGCTGCGCGCTGCGGGGGCTGACTGATGTCCGCATTGCGCGACGAGATACGCAGCATATTGCGCGAGGAGATCGCCGCATTACGCTCCCAAATCGCGCCGAGGCGCGCGCCCGAGCGTGTCCAGATAGGCGGCAGCGCCGATCTGGACCGCTTCGCCCGCGATCTGCTGATGCGCGCGCAAAACGACCCGGATTTCGCCGCCGCCGTCACCAGCGGCGCGCAACGCTTCGAGCTGTCGGGCGCGATGCCCGCACCCGCCAACACCTGCGCGCCGCGCATCGTCACCGGCCCGGCCAGCCCAACCCGCACCAAGGCGGCAGAACTGACCAAGACGCTCGTGACCGAGCGTGACATTGAGGCGCTGGACAAGGGCGCCAAGGTGCTGCGCGTGCCGAAACAATGCCGTCTCACGCCGCTTGCCAATGACGAGGCGCGGCGCCGGGGCATCAGGATCGAAAGGTTTGCAACATGATACGCGCAACCGTGACCGGTAAAATCTGGGCCTCGCGCCGGATCGAAACCATGCCGACCGGCGGATATCTGGAGGTCGAAACCGAAAGCGGCGCGCGCCTGATCGCGTTCGACCCGCTGGGCTGCGCCCCAGGCGAGGGGGTCCTGATCACCCAAGGGTCCGTTGCCGCCGCGTATTTCACAGACCGCACAGTGCCGATCGATGCGCTGATCATCGGCTCGATTGATGAAGAAACACCTAACAAATCCGGCAAAACCCGGAAAAGCTGAAGGAGAGACAAAATGGCAAATCTCGCACTCGGGATGATCGAAACCAAGGGTTATGTGCCCGCGCTGGCGGCGGCGGACGCGATGGTCAAGGCGGCGAATGTCGAAATCGTCGCCCGCAACGAGGTCGGCGGCGGTCTGGTGTCGGTCGTCGTGCGCGGCGACGTCGGCGCGGTCAAGGCCGCAACCGAAGCAGGCGCCGAGGCGGCGTCGCAGGTGGGCGACGTGACCGCCGTACATGTCATTCCGCGCCCCCATGCCGATCTGGGCAAGCATTTCGACGCGGCCAAATAATCCTAACGCCGGAGCATCTTGATGACTGAATTGCGCGTCTACCTGCCGATCGAGGATCTGCAACCGCAGTTCGCGGCCTATCTTTCGTCGCCCACGCGGGCGCGGGGATATCCGCCCTTTACCGGGCAGAATTCGCTGATCATCGAGGTGGCTCCGGCGCTGGCGATCCACCGCATCACCGATCTGGCGCTGAAGGAATCGCCGGATATGGAGCCGGGGATTCTGTTCACCGAACGCCAGTTCGGCCTGCTGGAACTGCACGCCGACGACATGGCCGATGTCGAGGTGGCGGGCCGCGCCATTCTTAAAGGGATCGGCGCCAAGCCCGAGGATCAGCTGGCGCCCACGATCCTCTATCATGACATCATCGAGGATCTGTCGGATCAGCATGCGATCATCCTCAACCGGTCGCGCGACGGGTCGATCCTGGTGCCGGGCGTGGCGCTGCTGATCTACGAAATGGCGCCGGCGCTGTTTGCCTGCGTCGCGGCGAACGAGGCCGAAAAGGCCGCTCCGAATGCCATCCTCAACGACGTTCAGATGATGGGCGCGACGGGCCGGATTTTCATGTCCGGGTCGGTCGAGGACATGAAGGTGGCGCGCGCCACCATCACCGCCTGTCTCGAAGGGATAAAAGGACGAAAGAAGTAGGACGACCCCGCCGGGCCAAGGCACGAAGCGCCGCCAGAGCGCGAGGCCACCGGCATCACCGATAACTAACAATCTCGGGAGGATTGACCATGACACTTTCAAGACGACAGTTTGCTGCCGGCGCCGGTGCGCTGCTGGGTGCGGGCAGCCTGATGGGCGCGCGTGCGGCCCATGCCGCGCGCAATGATGAACTGAACATCCTGTGCTGGGAGGGCTACAATTCCGATCAGGTGCTGGGCCCATACCGCGACAAGCATTCGGACGCCACCATCCGCGCCGAAAGCGGCACGTCAGACCCCGACATGATCAACAAGCTGCGCGCCGGCGAGGTGCGCGTGTGGGATCTGATCAACGTCAACCAGCCTTGGGCGCGCAATCAGCTTTATCCCGAAGGCCTTATCAAGCCGATGGATAAGGACCGCTTCATGCCCTATTTCGACAAGATGCTGCCGGAATTTTCCGAGCCATATCCGCTGGCCTTCGCGGAAAACGGCGACCTTCTGGGCATGCCCCAGCGCTACGGCCCGTTCTCCTTTGTGGTCAACACCGACAAGATCAGCCGCGAGACGGCCGAGGACGAGGGTTGGAACCTCTTTTTCGACGAAAAGATGAAGGGGCGATACGGCGTCCTGACCTATGACAACTGGAACATCATCCACATGGCGATGGCCGCTGGCCTGAACCCGTTCCAGGCGATCGAGGGCGACGATCAGGCCAAATTCAAGTCGACTGCCGAACAGATTTTCGGCAATGCGCGCCTGCTGACCGACGATCTGGTGGCGATGAACACCGCACTGATCAACGGTGAAATCGACGCCTATTTCACCGGCGGCGTCTATACCGCTTCGCCCGCGCGTTTCGACGGGCTGACCAATGTGCGTGCGATCACGCCCAATTCCGGCCCTGTCGATGGCAAGGGCGGTTGTGTCTGGGTCGAATTGACATCGGTGGTGAACAATCCCGATCCAACCAATCTGGCGCAGGATTTTCTGGAATTCGTGCAAACGCCTGAAATCGCCCATGCGGTCGCCTTTACCGAGGGCACCTACAACCCCGTCGCACAGATGGGCAATGACGAGGTCATGGCGCTTTTCACCGAGGATGAACTGGACGCGATCCAGATGGACAGCCTGTCCGAGGATATGGCGAAATCCGCCGATTATCAGGTGGTCACGTCCTATTCCGCGCTGATCGACATCTACACGCAGGCGCGCCGCAGCTAAGCCGCGCGGGCAGGGTGGCGGCATATCCGCCGCCCTGCACCCATTCCTTACAGAGTTCGGAGACTTAGATGCCTGCCAAACCCATTTTGCGCCTCAAAAACGTCCGCAAGGTTTTCGGGCGCTTCACGGCCCTGCATGGCATCGATCTGGACATCGAGGAGGGTGAATTTTTCACCATCGTCGGCCCGTCGGGCAGCGGCAAATCGACCATCATTCGCCTGCTGGTCGGCATGGACGAATTGACGGGCGGCGAGGTCTGGTTGCGCGACAAGCGCATCGACCAGACCCCCGCCAACCTGCGCCCGACCTGCATGGTGTTCCAGTCCTTGGCGCTGTTTCCGCATATGTCGGTGGGCCAGAATATCGAATTTCCGCTCAAGTTGCGCAAGATCGACCCGGCCAAGCGGAAGGCGCGCGCGCTCGAATTGCTCAAGCTGTTGCACCTGCCCGGCAGCTACTATGACAAGCGCGTCACCGAATGTTCGGGCGGCGAGCGGCAGCGCGTTGCGCTGGCCCGTGCGCTGGCCTTCGACCCCGAGATCCTGTTCTTTGACGAACCGCTGTCGGCGCTGGACTACCGCCTGCGCAAGAGCCTGGAAAAAGAACTGAAGGATCTGCACGCGCGCACCGGCAAGACATTCGTCTACATCACCCACAGCCTCGAAGAGGCGATGGTCATGTCCGACCGCATCGCCATCATGAAGGAAGGCCGGTTCGAGCAGATCTCGGACGCGGACGAAATCTATTCCAGGCCGGTCTCGCGTTTTGTCGCGGAATTCATGGGCGAGGTGAACCTGTTTGACGTCACCGCCACGGTCGGGCGCATCGAGGGCACCGGGCTGACCGCCGCGCAAGGGGCCGCGACCGAAGAAATGGCCGCCCGCGTCGCGGCTGCGCACGGCGCGACCCTGATGATACGGCCCGAATATGTGCAATTCCTGAAGGATGGTGAGAGCGCTGATTTCGAGGTGTCCGGCACGCTGCACGGCATCTATGCACTGGGATCACGCATCCATTACGAGATCAAGACCGAAGGCGGCCAGATCCTGACCGTCGAAAAGCTGCGCGAGGATCGCCATGACGGGCGCGAGGGCGATCCGGTGCGGCTGGGCTGGAGCGCGGCAAGCGCGCATGTGATCGAAGAGCCCGCCATCGAGGAGCAAGTGGCATGAAGCGTCTCGACAGCAAACTGGGCGCGCTGTCGTCGCTGCCGATGCTGGCGGTTCTCGCGCTGGCCTTTATCGCGCCGCTGGGGTTGGTCGCGGTCTTTTCCATCATGCCGGAAAAGGTGTTCAGCATTTTCAACATGCCCAATTTCGCGGCGTTCAAGACGATGGCCGAACAGGGCTATTACAAATCGCTGCTGTGGTCGCTGTTCATGGCGTTCGCCGCGACGACGATCCTGTTCGTGATCTGCTGGCCGCTGGCCTACGGCATGGCCAAGGTGTTCAAACGCTTTGCGCTGGTCATCATCATCGCCGTGGTCACGAGCCTGTTCGTGTCGGAAAACATCCGCCTTTTCGGCTGGGTTCTGACCCTGATGAAGGGCGGGCTGTTCGAGGGCTATCTGCGCCACTGGACCGGGGTCGGGTTCGAAAGCCCGCTCTATAACGTGGGCATCATCATCTTCGGCATCGTCTATGTCTATCTGCCCTTCATGCTGTTTCCGCTGGCCCAAGGTATTTCCATGGTGCCCGAGGACGCACGGCAGGCGGCGCGCGATCTGGGGGCGACGCGCTGGCAGGTGTTGACGCAGATCGACCTGCCGCTGGCCGCGCCGGGGATCATGGTGGGGTATCTGCTGACCTTCGTTCTGGCCGCCGGCGCGATGGCCGAGGCGAAAATTCTCGGCGGGCGCGCGGTGATCGTGATCGCCGACGACATCCAGACGGCATTCACATACGGCCAGAACTGGTCGCTGGGCGCGGCGCTGTCGATGGTGTTGATCGTGCTGATCGGAACGCTGGCGATCTATGGCATCGCCAAGATCGACCTGGACAAGATTATGGGCAGGGGCTGACATGGAAACATCCCGCACCACCCGCATCGTGCTGATGATCTACGGCATCGGGATCATCGCGTTTCTATATCTGCCGCTGGTGTCGGTCGCTTTCGCCTCGGTGTCCAAGGCCCGCTACCTGACATTCCCGATCCGGCGCTATTCGACCGGTTGGTTCACCGACGCGCTGGCCAGCAAGGAAGTGCACATGCTGGCGATGACATCGCTGAAAATCGCGGTGATCGTCACAATCCTGTCAATGATCATCGGCTTTTTCGGCGCTCTGGCCTTTGCGCGCTATCAGTGGCGCTACCGCTCGCTGTTTCAGAAACTGGTGCTTCTGCCGATCTTTTTCCCGCAAACGGTGCTCGGGTTGGCGCTGCTGATGTGGTTCAATTCGCTGGGGATCATCCCATCGTGGAAAACCGCCATCGTCGCGCATCTGGTCTGGATCGCGCCCATCGCCACACTGATTGTCGCCATCCGCGCCTACAGTTTCGACCCCGCGCTGGAGGAGGCGGCCCGCGACATGGGCGCGTCCACCCCCGTCATCCTGCGCGAGATCACGCTGCCGCTGTTGATGCCGGGCATCGTCGCGGCTGGCCTGTTCTCGTTCCTGCTGAGCTGGGGTAATTTTCCGCTGTCGCTGTTTACGACGGGCGCGGATTCGACACTGCCGGAATGGCTCTATGCGAAAATGGTGTCGGGCTATTCGCCGCTGGTGCCGACGCTGGGCATCCTGTCGGTCATCGGCTCGTTCGTGATAATCATCGCCGCCTTCGCGGGGCTGGCGCTCTACCGGGTGCTGCGCCCGCAAAAGTAATTACGGCATCAAGGGAGGAAATCATGCTGACATCCATCAAGGGCAAAAGCGTCATCGTCACCGGTGGCTCCAAAGGTATCGGGCGCGGTATCGCGCAGGTCTTTGCCGCGCAGGGGGCAAAGGTCACGCTGATCGCCCGCAACGAGGCCGCGCTGAAGTCAGCGGCCAGCGATATGGGCGACAATGTCCGCTACGAGATCGCGGATGTGGGCGACTGGGACGCGATGAAAAAGGCGGTGGACAGCACCGCCAAGGCGCAGGGCGGGCTGGACATCATGTGCGCCAACGCGGGCTATTTCCCGCAGACCAAGATCGCCGATATGGACGTGGACG
This window harbors:
- a CDS encoding aldehyde dehydrogenase family protein; this encodes MSADPNAARLVVPDPHIATAHMKVSRAHWAVRRFGKADRETVLSVAEAMARAGHAKAGHYADWAVRETGYGVVEHKKIKNEFSTLPLLDYYRDLDLVSPRVLPDAKMVELPKPAGVVFALTPATNPIATLYYKAMLAILSRNAIVFSPHPAARECSVDAAKTLAEAAEAAGAPAGLIQCIEHPSVSLVQEIMASDKIAVIMATGGGPMVRAAYSSGNPAMGVGPGNAVAYVDPSAKVDAAAKRLVDSKSFDNSVLCTNESVVLTLESNRGNMERALRSAGAHLCNEADTDKLRDYLFTDHGFNVAAIGKSAAWIADQAGIRVSPSARILVPVITAPGQDDTLFREKLCPVLTLASAVDFQQAMTIAAQILKRGGGHSAAFHGEAPGRLLQFASALPVYRVVVNAPCSQGAAGFATHLPPSFMIGTGFAGRSSVGENVGPQHLVHWTRIAYNSDASVPLDQFDLSVLDSKMPTAPRQAHVAPRAPAALPETDRDMLRQLILEELRGLTGGDK
- a CDS encoding EutN/CcmL family microcompartment protein, which translates into the protein MIRATVTGKIWASRRIETMPTGGYLEVETESGARLIAFDPLGCAPGEGVLITQGSVAAAYFTDRTVPIDALIIGSIDEETPNKSGKTRKS
- a CDS encoding BMC domain-containing protein, with protein sequence MANLALGMIETKGYVPALAAADAMVKAANVEIVARNEVGGGLVSVVVRGDVGAVKAATEAGAEAASQVGDVTAVHVIPRPHADLGKHFDAAK
- a CDS encoding PotD/PotF family extracellular solute-binding protein; amino-acid sequence: MTLSRRQFAAGAGALLGAGSLMGARAAHAARNDELNILCWEGYNSDQVLGPYRDKHSDATIRAESGTSDPDMINKLRAGEVRVWDLINVNQPWARNQLYPEGLIKPMDKDRFMPYFDKMLPEFSEPYPLAFAENGDLLGMPQRYGPFSFVVNTDKISRETAEDEGWNLFFDEKMKGRYGVLTYDNWNIIHMAMAAGLNPFQAIEGDDQAKFKSTAEQIFGNARLLTDDLVAMNTALINGEIDAYFTGGVYTASPARFDGLTNVRAITPNSGPVDGKGGCVWVELTSVVNNPDPTNLAQDFLEFVQTPEIAHAVAFTEGTYNPVAQMGNDEVMALFTEDELDAIQMDSLSEDMAKSADYQVVTSYSALIDIYTQARRS
- a CDS encoding ABC transporter ATP-binding protein; translated protein: MPAKPILRLKNVRKVFGRFTALHGIDLDIEEGEFFTIVGPSGSGKSTIIRLLVGMDELTGGEVWLRDKRIDQTPANLRPTCMVFQSLALFPHMSVGQNIEFPLKLRKIDPAKRKARALELLKLLHLPGSYYDKRVTECSGGERQRVALARALAFDPEILFFDEPLSALDYRLRKSLEKELKDLHARTGKTFVYITHSLEEAMVMSDRIAIMKEGRFEQISDADEIYSRPVSRFVAEFMGEVNLFDVTATVGRIEGTGLTAAQGAATEEMAARVAAAHGATLMIRPEYVQFLKDGESADFEVSGTLHGIYALGSRIHYEIKTEGGQILTVEKLREDRHDGREGDPVRLGWSAASAHVIEEPAIEEQVA
- a CDS encoding ABC transporter permease yields the protein MKRLDSKLGALSSLPMLAVLALAFIAPLGLVAVFSIMPEKVFSIFNMPNFAAFKTMAEQGYYKSLLWSLFMAFAATTILFVICWPLAYGMAKVFKRFALVIIIAVVTSLFVSENIRLFGWVLTLMKGGLFEGYLRHWTGVGFESPLYNVGIIIFGIVYVYLPFMLFPLAQGISMVPEDARQAARDLGATRWQVLTQIDLPLAAPGIMVGYLLTFVLAAGAMAEAKILGGRAVIVIADDIQTAFTYGQNWSLGAALSMVLIVLIGTLAIYGIAKIDLDKIMGRG